One segment of Vibrio agarivorans DNA contains the following:
- a CDS encoding 1-pyrroline-5-carboxylate dehydrogenase: MIQHITQFKEASLALEYWRFVDSQQRSEYLLTFQSQLAQKQPALAAIMAMQIAASRELIDKTTPLCGPTGETNELYLSARGVTLLVLQEECLQARMALLAQLIAALSAGNSVVLCSVDHEFSQLIEQSWAATQASAHLVQCFSLESYQEFVELDIRTAGYVGSEGGVKAFNRHIAQREGVIVPVVVETDLTMLPTAQDPMLALRFSTERTRTINITAVGGNATLLELGNPTH; the protein is encoded by the coding sequence ATGATTCAGCACATTACTCAATTTAAAGAAGCGAGTCTCGCGTTGGAATATTGGCGTTTTGTCGATAGCCAACAAAGAAGTGAGTACCTGCTTACCTTTCAATCGCAGCTGGCACAAAAGCAGCCGGCCTTAGCAGCCATAATGGCAATGCAGATTGCTGCTAGTCGAGAGCTTATCGACAAAACAACACCGCTTTGTGGGCCAACAGGTGAAACCAATGAGCTGTATCTCTCGGCTCGAGGGGTCACTTTATTGGTTCTGCAAGAGGAGTGCTTACAGGCTCGTATGGCACTGTTAGCTCAGCTGATCGCTGCACTCAGTGCAGGCAATAGTGTTGTGCTGTGCAGTGTTGATCATGAGTTTTCTCAGCTGATAGAGCAATCATGGGCTGCCACGCAAGCCAGCGCTCACCTTGTGCAGTGTTTCTCACTTGAAAGTTATCAAGAATTTGTTGAGTTGGATATTCGCACAGCAGGCTATGTTGGCAGTGAAGGCGGAGTAAAGGCGTTTAATCGTCATATCGCGCAGCGTGAGGGTGTGATTGTCCCTGTGGTTGTCGAAACAGATTTAACGATGTTGCCGACAGCACAAGATCCGATGTTGGCGCTGCGTTTTAGTACTGAGCGCACAAGAACCATCAATATTACAGCGGTGGGAGGCAACGCCACTCTTTTGGAGTTAGGTAATCCGACCCATTAA
- a CDS encoding AraC family transcriptional regulator — MSKSSIPSHTPSIQLPTPAEVVTLPSFMDCHDHSYTQIVIGLDGSSEFEVSGVGNIVGPGQGCIVNSGEGHAFGSVHNPSDILVLNLPAAQDSDPLLLHKLNQVAKTELYFQLDTSVQQLIHLMTKEMRAHPDDVLLRRACNDTVIALLHRHSQQFQLVEKSPRFDIDLLNRYIDQHISRKISVTQLAGSVFLSESQFHHLFKEQFNITPHQYVLSRRVDKAKQLIEVGQFTLGQVAELTGFSSQSTFAHAFSRLVGQTPSSFRKRFKG; from the coding sequence GTGTCAAAGTCTTCAATCCCTTCTCATACCCCATCGATACAACTGCCTACGCCTGCAGAAGTTGTTACTTTGCCCTCATTTATGGATTGCCATGATCATAGTTACACCCAGATCGTGATTGGTTTGGATGGCAGTTCCGAGTTCGAGGTATCGGGGGTGGGCAATATTGTGGGGCCAGGGCAAGGGTGTATTGTCAATTCGGGAGAAGGGCATGCGTTCGGGAGTGTACATAATCCGTCAGATATTCTGGTACTAAACCTTCCAGCGGCACAAGACAGTGACCCACTGTTATTACACAAGCTTAATCAAGTCGCCAAGACAGAGCTCTATTTTCAACTGGACACTTCGGTGCAACAGCTCATCCACTTGATGACCAAAGAGATGCGCGCACACCCTGATGATGTTCTGCTTCGTCGCGCTTGTAACGATACCGTGATTGCTCTTTTGCATCGCCACAGTCAGCAATTTCAGTTAGTAGAGAAGTCTCCCCGATTTGATATCGACTTGCTCAATCGTTATATCGATCAACATATTAGCCGTAAGATCTCAGTCACTCAGTTAGCGGGTAGCGTCTTTTTGAGTGAGAGTCAGTTTCATCACCTGTTTAAAGAGCAGTTCAACATCACACCGCATCAATATGTATTGAGTCGACGAGTCGATAAGGCGAAGCAGCTGATTGAGGTTGGTCAGTTTACTTTAGGTCAAGTCGCTGAACTCACGGGCTTTTCTAGCCAAAGCACTTTTGCCCATGCCTTTAGTCGTTTGGTGGGTCAAACACCATCATCATTTCGTAAGCGCTTTAAAGGTTAA
- a CDS encoding Lrp/AsnC family transcriptional regulator: protein MELDRTDKEILRLLHLKGRLPVVELAKQVNLTTSPCSERVKRLEKEGYITGYHAELNPEKLGVDVQVFIHIRLDQSSFSIFDKFAKAVEDMPEVEECYSLSGDFDTMIKVRVKDMKAYQAFMSRKLGTLPGVIQTRSEVVIEEHKKGFGVNPELFSML from the coding sequence ATGGAACTCGACCGAACTGATAAAGAAATTCTGCGGCTTTTACACTTAAAGGGGCGATTGCCCGTTGTAGAGTTGGCCAAGCAAGTGAACCTCACGACTTCTCCTTGCTCAGAACGCGTCAAGCGACTTGAGAAAGAGGGATATATTACAGGCTACCATGCAGAACTTAACCCAGAAAAGCTCGGGGTTGATGTGCAGGTATTCATCCACATTCGCTTAGATCAAAGCAGTTTTTCTATTTTTGATAAGTTCGCCAAAGCGGTGGAAGATATGCCTGAAGTGGAAGAGTGTTACTCGTTATCTGGTGATTTCGATACCATGATAAAGGTTCGAGTAAAGGATATGAAAGCGTACCAAGCGTTTATGTCTCGCAAGCTTGGCACGCTCCCTGGCGTTATTCAAACACGCAGTGAAGTTGTGATTGAAGAGCACAAAAAAGGGTTTGGTGTTAATCCTGAGTTGTTCTCGATGCTTTAA
- a CDS encoding DUF445 domain-containing protein has protein sequence MNKNILTNGIAIALIAVGHFAQVQMLFIAGIFAFSGAVTNSLAIHMLFEKVPGLYGSGVIPARFEEFKAAIRTMMMEQFFTEENIDRFLNEEMNSSTAIDLAPVIEKIDFNPTFDKLVDVIAQSSFGGMIAMFGGTEALEPLKQPFVEKMRESVAEIGQSDTVKSALKEQFESKDMMEDIKSNIEQIITQRLNELTPQLVKELVQQMIKQHLGWLVVWGGVFGGLIGVISATFI, from the coding sequence GGCATCGCTATTGCCCTTATCGCCGTAGGCCATTTTGCACAGGTCCAAATGCTGTTCATTGCCGGTATTTTTGCCTTCTCGGGTGCGGTGACGAACTCACTTGCGATTCATATGCTGTTTGAAAAAGTGCCAGGGCTCTATGGCTCGGGGGTTATTCCAGCGCGATTTGAAGAATTTAAAGCAGCGATCCGCACTATGATGATGGAGCAGTTTTTCACCGAAGAAAACATCGACCGCTTCCTCAATGAAGAGATGAACAGCTCAACTGCCATTGATCTCGCGCCCGTGATTGAAAAAATCGACTTCAACCCAACTTTCGACAAATTAGTCGATGTAATTGCGCAATCCTCTTTTGGCGGCATGATCGCGATGTTTGGTGGCACTGAGGCTCTTGAGCCCTTAAAGCAGCCTTTCGTTGAAAAAATGCGTGAGTCAGTCGCTGAAATCGGCCAAAGCGATACCGTCAAAAGTGCGTTAAAAGAGCAGTTTGAATCAAAAGATATGATGGAAGACATCAAATCGAATATAGAGCAAATCATCACTCAGCGCTTAAATGAGCTAACGCCGCAATTGGTCAAAGAACTTGTCCAGCAAATGATCAAGCAACACTTAGGCTGGCTCGTCGTTTGGGGTGGGGTGTTTGGTGGCCTGATTGGTGTGATTTCAGCCACCTTTATCTAG
- the putP gene encoding sodium/proline symporter PutP, giving the protein MFNSFAITTTFIAYLLVMLGIGVVAYMRTKNSTDYFLGGRSLGPWPAALSAGASDMSGWLLMGLPGYAYAAGFEAIWLAGGLLLGTWANWLICAKRLRTYSITTESLTIPEYLSRRFQDNSKLIQTISAFFILLFFLFYTSSGLVAGGKLFETVFGLDYTTAVIIGTVCVVSYTLFGGFLAVSWTDLVQGLLMAAALLIVPIAALDGGFAKLSGELTAINPELLTMWNGMDGKPLSAIAIISLAAWGLGYFGQPHILARFKASRTNRDLVTARRIAVTWTGLSMAGAMLVGFVGLIYVTNTPSVTLDDSEKIFMLLVNAIFHPVIAGILLAAILAAIMSTADSQLLVSSSALAEDFYKQWLNTSASSEQIVKVGRFAVVAISIFALVLAMNPNSSVLGLVSYAWAGFGAAFGPVIILSLYWSRMNRQGALAGIIVGGVTVVVWKQLSGGWFDLYEIVPGIVLATIAVVFVSLITSEPSDDVASQHDKFEKSLKDLD; this is encoded by the coding sequence ATGTTCAATAGCTTTGCTATTACAACAACGTTTATTGCCTATTTACTGGTAATGCTTGGAATAGGCGTCGTAGCCTATATGAGAACCAAAAACTCGACGGACTACTTTCTCGGAGGGCGCTCACTAGGGCCATGGCCTGCTGCTTTGTCTGCCGGTGCTTCTGACATGAGTGGTTGGTTATTGATGGGCTTACCTGGATACGCTTATGCGGCAGGCTTTGAGGCAATATGGTTGGCTGGCGGGCTATTGCTGGGCACGTGGGCAAACTGGCTCATCTGTGCGAAACGCTTGAGAACGTACAGCATTACTACTGAGTCTCTGACGATTCCAGAGTATTTATCACGCCGTTTCCAAGATAACAGTAAGTTGATTCAAACTATCTCGGCCTTTTTCATTTTGCTGTTTTTCTTGTTCTATACCAGTTCAGGATTAGTCGCTGGCGGTAAGTTGTTTGAGACGGTATTTGGTCTCGATTACACCACCGCTGTGATCATTGGTACGGTGTGTGTGGTGTCTTACACCCTGTTTGGTGGGTTCCTCGCGGTGTCTTGGACAGACTTAGTTCAAGGCTTGCTGATGGCCGCAGCGCTATTAATTGTTCCGATCGCGGCCCTTGATGGTGGTTTTGCTAAGCTCAGTGGTGAGCTTACGGCTATTAACCCAGAGTTGTTAACCATGTGGAATGGTATGGATGGTAAGCCACTTTCGGCTATTGCAATCATCTCTTTAGCGGCTTGGGGTTTGGGTTACTTCGGACAACCTCATATCTTGGCACGTTTTAAGGCGTCACGAACCAACCGCGACCTCGTGACAGCGCGTCGAATCGCAGTAACTTGGACGGGGTTATCGATGGCAGGCGCAATGCTGGTGGGTTTTGTCGGCCTTATTTATGTCACGAACACTCCATCTGTCACCTTAGATGACAGTGAAAAAATCTTTATGTTGTTAGTGAACGCGATTTTCCACCCAGTGATCGCGGGTATTCTTCTCGCGGCGATTCTGGCGGCGATCATGAGTACGGCTGATTCACAACTATTGGTGTCTTCATCCGCCCTTGCTGAAGATTTTTATAAGCAGTGGTTAAACACCTCGGCAAGTTCAGAGCAGATCGTTAAAGTGGGCCGCTTTGCGGTTGTTGCGATTTCTATCTTTGCGTTAGTTTTAGCGATGAACCCAAACAGTTCAGTATTGGGGTTAGTCTCTTATGCTTGGGCTGGTTTTGGTGCCGCGTTTGGTCCTGTGATTATTCTGAGTCTGTATTGGAGTCGTATGAATCGTCAAGGCGCGCTGGCGGGTATTATCGTTGGTGGTGTGACTGTGGTGGTTTGGAAGCAACTGAGCGGCGGCTGGTTTGATCTGTATGAAATTGTCCCTGGAATTGTGCTAGCGACAATAGCCGTGGTTTTTGTGAGTTTAATCACGTCTGAGCCGAGTGACGACGTTGCTTCGCAACACGACAAATTTGAAAAATCTCTTAAAGATCTCGATTAA
- the pdxH gene encoding pyridoxamine 5'-phosphate oxidase, whose product MDIADIRREYSRDGLRRNDLKDDPIDQFNLWLQQAIDAGMTDPTAMTVATVDERGQPFQRIVLLKNLDQQGFVFYTNLGSRKAQQIEHNHRVSLHFPWHPLERQVHVTGVAEKMSSVENMKYFLSRPKESQIAAIASKQSSRISARGVLEAKYLELKQKFERGDVPVPSFWGGYRIRPESIEFWQGGEHRLHDRFLYSSSQNQWDIERLAP is encoded by the coding sequence ATGGATATAGCTGATATTCGTCGCGAGTACAGTCGCGATGGTCTAAGACGAAACGATCTGAAAGACGACCCTATTGACCAATTTAACCTCTGGTTACAGCAAGCGATTGATGCTGGTATGACCGATCCAACTGCGATGACGGTGGCAACGGTTGACGAGCGTGGTCAGCCGTTTCAGCGTATTGTTCTGCTCAAAAATCTAGACCAGCAAGGCTTTGTTTTTTATACCAATTTAGGCAGTCGTAAAGCGCAGCAAATAGAACATAACCACCGCGTTAGTTTGCACTTTCCTTGGCATCCGCTAGAGCGTCAAGTGCATGTTACCGGTGTTGCAGAAAAGATGTCATCGGTTGAGAACATGAAGTACTTCCTCTCTCGCCCGAAAGAGAGCCAAATTGCTGCCATTGCCAGTAAGCAAAGTAGCCGCATTTCAGCGCGTGGTGTTTTAGAGGCCAAATATTTAGAGTTGAAGCAGAAGTTTGAGAGGGGCGATGTGCCTGTGCCATCATTTTGGGGCGGCTACCGCATCAGGCCTGAATCGATCGAGTTTTGGCAGGGAGGCGAACATCGTTTACATGACAGATTTCTCTACTCTTCCTCGCAAAATCAATGGGATATAGAGCGCCTAGCACCGTAA
- the putA gene encoding bifunctional proline dehydrogenase/L-glutamate gamma-semialdehyde dehydrogenase PutA, translated as MFAASNVFTPAFIEQPLEVLWSHISPLYMVDETQWLQQLIPLATPSDLEKQQIQSQTHSLIEAIRADKQSIQMIDALLLEYSLDTQEGILLMCLAEALMRIPDAATADALIKDKLTVADWKSHLKSSDSVFVNASTWGLMLTGKVIGLQESDKQTPANAMNRLMNKMSEPVIRRAMHQAMKIMGHQFVLGRTIGEAQKNSVNLQKQGFTHSYDMLGEAALTSADASKYFKDYLMAIEAVGRQEKVAGCPLPSVSIKLSALHPRYEVSQRERVMTELYATVNELLKRAVELDIPITIDAEEADRLELSLELFAKLYQSDTVRGWGRFGLVVQAYSKRALAVLVWLNRLAQLQGDTIPLRLVKGAYWDSEIKWSQQSGYLAYPVFTRKEATDVSYLACARFLLNDAVRGNIFPQFASHNAQTVTAIASMATHSDYEFQRLHGMGEALYQHVMARYQQSVRIYAPVGSHKDLLPYLVRRLLENGANSSFVHRLVDSRCPVESLTHHPIDTLLAHESLANPQIPLPPEVFNDRINSLGVNVDIESECLPFERQVEQFIDTQWYGAPIINGIVTSESMIKADPQALMITAPYDRSKQVGVMKFTSLDHVSDAISTAKQGFEDWAKTTPEQRGAYLEKFADVMQDNLAELVALCHHEAGKTIHDSIDEVREAVDFCRYYAKFAPIFESETRQGINGREQTWQRQGRGVFVCISPWNFPLAIFVGQISAALMAGNTVIAKPAEQTSLMACKAVQLMLESGFPSYAIQLVPGSGAELGAALTQHPDVAGVAFTGSTPTAQRINASLAQRETLPVPFIAETGGQNAMIVDSTALPEQVVRDVVRSAFASAGQRCSALRVLFVQQDIADRILHLIQGAMDELYVGKPYLHQADVGPVIDQTAKNKLEQHIERMQREHRLVAQAKFSDVCDSGDYIAPIAFEIDSLSSLSEEQFGPILHIVRYQADQLANVVEQINQSGYGLTMGIHSRNETTYRWIEKHAQVGNCYINRDQVGAVVGVQPFGGQGLSGTGPKAGGPHYLYRFSQFSLLEVEA; from the coding sequence ATGTTTGCTGCATCAAATGTATTTACCCCAGCGTTTATCGAGCAGCCGCTCGAGGTGCTGTGGTCGCATATTTCTCCATTGTATATGGTGGATGAAACGCAATGGCTACAACAACTAATTCCATTAGCTACGCCTTCGGATTTGGAAAAACAGCAAATCCAATCTCAAACCCACTCACTGATTGAAGCCATTCGCGCGGATAAACAGTCGATCCAAATGATCGATGCACTGTTGCTTGAATACAGCTTAGACACGCAAGAAGGTATCTTGTTGATGTGTCTCGCTGAAGCATTGATGCGTATTCCTGATGCTGCAACCGCCGATGCCTTAATTAAAGATAAACTCACGGTGGCAGACTGGAAATCTCACTTAAAGAGTTCCGATTCGGTATTTGTTAATGCTTCCACGTGGGGGTTAATGCTGACCGGCAAAGTGATTGGTTTGCAGGAAAGTGACAAGCAAACCCCAGCGAACGCGATGAATCGTTTAATGAATAAAATGTCAGAGCCTGTCATTCGACGTGCGATGCATCAAGCGATGAAGATCATGGGGCATCAGTTTGTGCTTGGTCGCACTATTGGTGAGGCGCAGAAGAACAGCGTAAACCTGCAAAAACAAGGCTTTACGCACTCATACGATATGCTAGGTGAGGCTGCCCTCACTAGCGCTGATGCCAGTAAATACTTTAAAGATTACTTAATGGCGATTGAAGCGGTTGGCAGGCAAGAAAAAGTGGCAGGCTGCCCACTACCTTCCGTCTCTATTAAGTTATCGGCTCTGCATCCGCGTTATGAAGTGTCTCAACGTGAGCGTGTGATGACGGAGCTTTATGCCACGGTCAATGAGCTGCTAAAACGAGCGGTTGAGTTGGATATTCCGATTACTATTGATGCTGAAGAAGCAGATAGACTTGAATTGTCTCTTGAGCTGTTTGCCAAGCTTTATCAAAGCGATACTGTGCGTGGCTGGGGTCGATTTGGCTTGGTAGTTCAAGCTTATTCGAAGCGAGCGCTGGCCGTGTTGGTCTGGTTAAACCGCCTTGCTCAACTTCAAGGAGACACGATTCCGCTGCGCTTGGTTAAAGGCGCATATTGGGACAGTGAGATCAAATGGTCTCAGCAGTCGGGCTACCTTGCTTATCCGGTATTTACGCGTAAAGAAGCCACTGATGTCTCTTATCTAGCCTGTGCACGCTTCCTACTGAATGATGCCGTGCGGGGTAATATTTTCCCTCAGTTTGCCAGTCACAATGCGCAGACTGTAACCGCGATAGCCTCGATGGCAACACATTCGGATTACGAATTCCAACGGTTACATGGAATGGGAGAGGCGTTGTATCAACACGTCATGGCTCGCTATCAGCAATCAGTGCGTATCTATGCGCCCGTCGGAAGCCATAAAGACCTTCTGCCTTATCTCGTGCGCCGTTTGCTTGAAAATGGTGCCAACAGCTCTTTTGTTCATCGATTAGTGGATAGTCGTTGTCCCGTTGAGAGTTTGACCCATCATCCAATTGATACTTTGCTGGCTCATGAGAGCTTGGCCAATCCGCAGATCCCACTCCCTCCAGAAGTGTTTAATGACCGAATCAACTCACTAGGTGTCAATGTCGATATTGAGAGTGAGTGCTTACCCTTTGAGCGTCAAGTCGAGCAGTTTATCGATACCCAGTGGTATGGCGCGCCGATCATTAATGGCATTGTTACTTCCGAAAGCATGATCAAGGCAGATCCACAAGCTCTAATGATCACAGCCCCGTATGATCGCTCAAAACAGGTCGGGGTAATGAAGTTTACATCCCTTGATCATGTTTCCGACGCGATCAGTACAGCAAAACAAGGCTTTGAGGATTGGGCGAAGACGACCCCTGAGCAAAGAGGCGCTTATTTAGAGAAGTTTGCTGATGTTATGCAGGATAACTTAGCTGAGCTTGTCGCACTGTGTCATCACGAGGCCGGTAAAACGATTCACGATAGTATTGATGAAGTCCGTGAAGCAGTCGACTTTTGTCGTTATTACGCGAAGTTTGCGCCAATTTTTGAGAGTGAGACGAGACAAGGCATCAATGGTCGAGAGCAAACTTGGCAGCGTCAAGGGCGTGGCGTCTTTGTGTGCATTAGCCCTTGGAACTTTCCACTAGCGATCTTTGTTGGGCAAATCTCAGCGGCGTTAATGGCGGGCAATACGGTTATCGCTAAACCCGCAGAGCAAACCAGTTTAATGGCATGTAAAGCGGTGCAGTTGATGCTTGAAAGTGGTTTTCCAAGTTACGCGATCCAGCTTGTTCCTGGCTCTGGTGCAGAGTTGGGTGCGGCTCTGACACAACACCCTGATGTCGCGGGCGTTGCATTTACTGGATCGACGCCAACGGCGCAGCGTATTAATGCTTCGTTAGCGCAGCGAGAGACATTGCCTGTTCCGTTTATTGCTGAAACGGGAGGGCAGAATGCGATGATCGTTGATAGCACTGCGCTGCCAGAGCAGGTGGTGAGAGATGTGGTTCGTTCGGCTTTCGCTTCGGCAGGGCAGCGCTGTTCGGCACTGCGTGTGTTGTTTGTTCAGCAAGATATTGCTGATCGCATCCTTCACCTTATTCAAGGTGCAATGGATGAGCTTTATGTTGGTAAGCCTTATCTACATCAAGCAGATGTTGGACCGGTGATTGATCAAACCGCAAAGAACAAGCTCGAACAGCATATTGAACGTATGCAACGTGAACATCGCTTAGTTGCGCAAGCTAAATTCAGTGACGTATGTGACAGTGGGGACTATATCGCCCCAATCGCCTTTGAAATCGACAGCCTATCTTCACTCTCTGAAGAGCAGTTTGGCCCCATCCTACACATCGTACGTTATCAAGCCGATCAATTGGCGAACGTGGTTGAGCAAATTAACCAAAGTGGTTATGGCCTCACGATGGGTATTCATAGTCGCAACGAGACCACTTATCGCTGGATAGAGAAGCATGCTCAAGTAGGGAACTGCTATATCAATCGTGATCAAGTGGGCGCGGTTGTTGGTGTTCAACCGTTTGGCGGGCAAGGTTTATCAGGTACAGGGCCGAAAGCGGGTGGCCCGCATTATCTATATCGATTCTCTCAGTTTTCTTTGTTGGAGGTAGAGGCATGA